The following are encoded in a window of Planctomycetaceae bacterium genomic DNA:
- the gnd gene encoding decarboxylating NADP(+)-dependent phosphogluconate dehydrogenase, with the protein MSQADIGLIGLAVMGENLILNMESKGFTVACFNRTVSKVDDFMNGRAKGKNIIGCHSIEEFCANLKTPRKVMLMVKAGQAVDDFIELVLPHLENGDIIIDGGNSHFPDTTRRTKYVESKGKLYIGTGVSGGEEGALKGPSIMPGGSPAAWPAVKPIFQKISAHTEDGEPCCDWVGENGAGHFVKMVHNGIEYGDMQMICETYQMMKQGLGMSNEEMHEVFTEWNKGELDSYLIEITRDILGYKDEQNNAVIDLILDTAGQKGTGKWTAIAALDAGQPLTLIGEAVFARCLSAIKEERVEASKILGGPNKPFKGDKAKMIDDLRKALYASKIVSYAQGYQLMRAAAKEYNWNLNYGGIALMWRGGCIIRSAFLGKIKAAFKKNPELPNLLLDPFFKSAVKKSQFSWRRVVRAAVDLGIPMPTISTALAYFDGYRSERLPANLLQAQRDYFGAHTYERVDKPRGQFFHTNWTGRGGSTSASTYIV; encoded by the coding sequence ATGTCACAAGCGGATATTGGTTTAATTGGTCTTGCGGTAATGGGTGAAAACCTGATTTTGAATATGGAAAGCAAGGGATTCACTGTTGCTTGTTTTAATCGTACGGTTTCCAAAGTTGACGATTTTATGAACGGCAGGGCGAAAGGCAAAAACATAATCGGATGTCATTCAATCGAAGAGTTTTGCGCAAACCTAAAAACGCCTCGCAAAGTTATGCTGATGGTAAAGGCCGGACAGGCTGTCGATGATTTCATCGAATTGGTTCTGCCGCACCTCGAAAACGGCGACATCATTATAGACGGCGGAAACAGTCATTTTCCTGACACTACACGCAGGACAAAATATGTTGAAAGCAAAGGCAAACTTTACATCGGCACCGGCGTCTCCGGCGGCGAAGAAGGCGCTCTGAAAGGCCCATCAATTATGCCCGGCGGTTCACCTGCCGCCTGGCCTGCTGTGAAGCCGATTTTCCAGAAAATTTCAGCTCATACTGAAGACGGCGAACCGTGCTGTGACTGGGTCGGCGAAAACGGCGCAGGCCATTTCGTAAAGATGGTTCATAACGGTATCGAATACGGCGATATGCAGATGATTTGCGAAACATACCAGATGATGAAGCAGGGACTTGGTATGTCAAACGAGGAAATGCACGAAGTCTTCACCGAGTGGAACAAAGGCGAACTTGATTCTTACCTGATTGAAATTACAAGAGATATTCTCGGATACAAAGACGAACAGAACAACGCTGTTATAGATTTAATTCTCGACACCGCAGGCCAAAAAGGCACTGGCAAATGGACCGCAATCGCAGCTCTCGACGCAGGCCAGCCGCTGACACTGATTGGCGAAGCGGTTTTCGCAAGATGTCTGTCCGCGATAAAAGAAGAACGTGTTGAAGCGTCAAAAATTCTTGGCGGTCCGAACAAGCCTTTCAAAGGCGACAAGGCGAAAATGATTGACGATTTACGCAAAGCACTTTACGCATCAAAAATTGTCAGTTACGCACAGGGCTATCAGCTTATGAGAGCCGCGGCGAAAGAATACAACTGGAATCTAAACTATGGCGGAATCGCTCTTATGTGGCGGGGCGGCTGCATTATCCGTTCGGCATTTCTCGGCAAAATTAAGGCCGCGTTCAAAAAGAATCCAGAACTGCCCAATCTGCTGCTCGACCCATTCTTCAAGAGCGCAGTTAAGAAATCGCAATTCTCATGGCGAAGGGTTGTTCGCGCGGCGGTAGATTTGGGAATACCAATGCCGACGATTAGCACAGCTCTGGCGTATTTTGACGGCTATCGTTCCGAAAGACTGCCGGCAAATCTGCTGCAGGCTCAAAGAGATTATTTCGGCGCTCATACTTACGAAAGAGTTGATAAACCTCGCGGCCAGTTTTTCCACACAAACTGGACAGGCCGAGGCGGCTCAACCAGCGCATCAACTTATATTGTTTAA
- the galE gene encoding UDP-glucose 4-epimerase GalE, with the protein MNVLVCGGAGYIGSNMTALLGASGHNPIVFDNLSKGHRDAVKNAELIVGDLADFDLLTKVLKDKKIDAVMHFAAFIEVGESCAAPLEYYRNNFSNTCMLLAAMEKVGVKKFVFSSTAATYGMPKTVPITEDLQKEPINPYGESKWAVERMCHFQSLTGRLNYAALRYFNACGAGGNGTLGEDHKPESHLIPLVIAAAMGKREDIKVFGTDYPTPDGTCVRDYIHIEDLCTAHLLALEKLENNSELVFNLGNGKGYSVREVIETVKKVSGKNVKVTEVARRAGDPAVLTANASKAKSVLGWRVKYPQLEKIVETAWLWHSRNPEGYKK; encoded by the coding sequence ATGAATGTTTTAGTCTGCGGAGGAGCCGGATACATCGGCAGCAATATGACGGCGCTGCTCGGAGCAAGCGGACATAATCCGATTGTTTTCGATAATTTAAGCAAGGGACATAGAGACGCGGTTAAAAACGCAGAGCTTATCGTCGGCGACCTGGCGGATTTCGATTTACTTACAAAAGTTTTAAAAGACAAAAAAATCGACGCGGTGATGCACTTCGCGGCTTTTATCGAAGTAGGCGAATCGTGTGCTGCGCCGCTTGAGTATTATCGCAATAATTTTTCAAACACGTGTATGCTTTTGGCGGCGATGGAAAAAGTCGGTGTTAAAAAATTCGTATTCAGCAGCACAGCCGCGACTTACGGAATGCCAAAAACGGTGCCAATCACCGAAGACCTGCAAAAGGAGCCGATTAATCCTTACGGCGAATCTAAATGGGCGGTTGAGCGTATGTGTCATTTCCAGAGTTTGACCGGAAGATTAAATTACGCGGCTCTGCGGTATTTCAACGCCTGCGGCGCAGGTGGAAACGGTACACTCGGCGAAGACCACAAACCTGAATCTCACCTGATTCCGCTTGTTATAGCGGCCGCTATGGGCAAACGCGAAGACATAAAGGTTTTCGGCACAGATTATCCCACGCCGGACGGCACGTGCGTAAGAGATTATATTCATATCGAAGATTTGTGCACGGCTCATCTTCTGGCACTTGAAAAACTCGAAAACAATTCCGAACTCGTTTTCAACCTCGGCAACGGCAAAGGTTATTCAGTTCGTGAAGTTATCGAAACAGTAAAAAAAGTTTCAGGCAAAAACGTAAAAGTTACCGAAGTTGCACGCAGGGCAGGCGACCCGGCCGTGCTGACCGCCAATGCTTCAAAAGCTAAAAGTGTGCTCGGCTGGCGGGTAAAATATCCGCAGCTTGAAAAAATTGTCGAAACCGCCTGGTTATGGCACAGCAGAAATCCGGAAGGATACAAAAAATAA
- a CDS encoding C-GCAxxG-C-C family protein: MNATDKALALQKEGFSCSQAVLAAFCNQFGVDKNIALKIGSSFGGGMHLNQTCGAVTGALMVIGLKHGRIKADDIAAKMKNIEVATKFAKKFKERHKTLSCAELLGCDISTPAGLQKAKDNNLIKQFCPDYVKSACEILEELL, from the coding sequence ATGAACGCAACCGATAAAGCACTGGCACTTCAAAAAGAAGGTTTCTCATGTTCACAGGCTGTATTGGCGGCGTTTTGCAACCAGTTCGGCGTTGATAAAAATATCGCACTCAAAATCGGCAGTTCATTCGGCGGCGGGATGCACCTGAACCAAACCTGCGGCGCAGTTACAGGCGCGTTAATGGTTATCGGATTAAAGCACGGCAGAATTAAAGCTGACGATATTGCCGCGAAAATGAAAAATATAGAAGTTGCGACCAAGTTCGCCAAAAAATTTAAAGAACGTCATAAAACATTAAGCTGTGCAGAATTATTAGGCTGCGATATCAGCACACCGGCGGGCTTGCAAAAGGCTAAAGACAATAATCTTATCAAACAATTCTGCCCGGACTATGTAAAATCAGCCTGCGAAATCCTCGAAGAATTGCTTTAG
- a CDS encoding sugar kinase, protein MGKLVVPQKGALDFLSLGALVVRLDPGMIPFHKATTFQAHVSGGEFNVAANLSDCFEMNTGIATAMVKYRLGRLIQERVKAMGVRPFYKWFERDGVQGPNMALVYSDRAYGVRTPEVDYNRAIEAAAMLKPGDLNWDEIFAGGVRWLHSGGIFAALSDTTSEFIIDAMKYAKSKGAVTSFDINYRAKLWKFRGGQEKAQNVLRRIVENVDVLVGNESDMQDGLGVKGPDVVKQSKLDSSVFVAVIDEVVKQFPNVKAVATTLREEHNTNHHTWSSVAWIDGKVYQAPTCELNVYDRVGGGDGFATGLFYGLLTGRSYEDAVKLGWAHGALLTTTPGDTTMVTLEQVENFIKGSRGRIQR, encoded by the coding sequence ATGGGCAAATTAGTTGTACCGCAAAAAGGCGCACTCGATTTTCTTTCGTTAGGCGCGTTGGTTGTCAGGCTCGACCCCGGAATGATTCCATTCCACAAAGCGACGACTTTCCAGGCACACGTCAGCGGCGGAGAATTTAATGTAGCCGCAAACTTGTCGGACTGTTTCGAGATGAACACCGGCATCGCGACCGCTATGGTAAAGTATCGTCTCGGCAGATTGATACAGGAACGCGTTAAGGCAATGGGCGTTCGTCCGTTTTATAAATGGTTCGAGCGTGACGGCGTGCAGGGGCCGAATATGGCGCTGGTTTACAGCGACAGAGCTTACGGCGTTCGCACTCCGGAGGTTGATTACAATCGCGCAATCGAAGCAGCGGCAATGCTCAAGCCGGGCGATTTGAATTGGGACGAAATTTTCGCCGGCGGTGTTCGCTGGCTGCACAGCGGCGGGATTTTCGCTGCTCTTTCAGATACAACTTCAGAATTCATTATTGACGCGATGAAATATGCCAAGTCAAAAGGCGCTGTTACAAGTTTCGATATTAATTATCGCGCAAAACTGTGGAAATTCCGCGGCGGGCAGGAAAAAGCTCAAAATGTTCTGCGTAGAATCGTGGAAAATGTTGACGTACTCGTCGGCAACGAATCGGATATGCAGGATGGTCTTGGCGTTAAAGGCCCTGATGTGGTTAAACAGTCAAAACTTGACTCGTCAGTCTTCGTTGCTGTTATCGATGAAGTTGTAAAGCAGTTCCCGAACGTAAAAGCGGTCGCGACGACGCTTCGCGAAGAACATAACACAAACCATCATACGTGGAGTTCTGTTGCGTGGATAGATGGCAAGGTTTATCAGGCGCCGACTTGTGAATTAAATGTTTATGACCGTGTCGGTGGCGGCGATGGTTTCGCGACAGGGTTATTCTACGGCCTGCTTACCGGCAGAAGCTACGAAGATGCTGTGAAGCTCGGCTGGGCACACGGTGCATTGCTGACGACAACGCCGGGCGATACGACAATGGTAACGCTCGAACAGGTTGAGAATTTTATTAAAGGTTCTCGCGGCAGAATTCAGCGTTAA
- the xerD gene encoding site-specific tyrosine recombinase XerD, producing the protein MSTQVQNLNAKLDEQSFGKIIQAFLNYMTVEAGLCSNTILGYGRDLRDFAIFCDSKDIQHPDAIVTNNLYDYSKKLAKQGKAEASINRAVVAIKMFLRFCMLTGRVKDDLTIFMESPKLWQRLPVICSKDQVGKLMDSPDEKEPYHHRDHALLELLYATGTRASEVAGLKIGDVNLKIGYIRCLGKGNKERIVPLNKSAAHAIEEYLTELRPKLEKPMSKDSLFLSRTGRALSRIELWRIVKKYARLSGLSRQMTTHTLRHCFATHLLSGGADLRSVQEMLGHVDIATTQIYTHVDQDRLRSIHKKFHPRG; encoded by the coding sequence ATGTCAACACAGGTACAAAATTTAAACGCTAAACTCGATGAGCAGTCATTTGGCAAGATAATACAGGCTTTTTTGAACTATATGACTGTCGAGGCCGGCCTGTGCAGCAATACCATTCTTGGTTATGGCCGGGATTTGCGGGATTTTGCGATTTTTTGCGATTCCAAAGATATCCAACACCCCGACGCAATCGTTACGAACAATCTATACGATTATTCAAAAAAACTCGCAAAACAAGGCAAGGCTGAAGCGTCTATAAACCGAGCGGTGGTTGCGATAAAGATGTTTCTGCGTTTTTGCATGTTGACAGGTCGTGTAAAAGATGATTTGACAATATTTATGGAAAGTCCGAAACTCTGGCAGAGACTGCCGGTGATATGCAGCAAAGACCAGGTCGGGAAATTAATGGATAGTCCGGACGAAAAAGAACCATATCATCATCGCGATCATGCCCTGCTGGAATTGCTTTACGCAACTGGCACAAGAGCCAGTGAAGTCGCGGGTCTGAAAATCGGCGATGTAAATTTGAAAATCGGATACATACGATGCCTCGGCAAAGGGAACAAAGAGCGAATTGTACCTCTGAATAAATCTGCCGCCCACGCAATAGAAGAATACCTTACGGAATTACGTCCAAAACTCGAAAAGCCAATGAGCAAGGATTCGCTTTTTCTCTCACGAACAGGGAGAGCTTTGAGCAGAATTGAACTTTGGCGAATTGTGAAAAAATACGCACGCCTTTCCGGTTTGTCTCGTCAAATGACAACGCATACGCTGCGTCATTGCTTTGCGACGCATCTTTTAAGCGGCGGCGCAGACCTGCGAAGCGTTCAGGAAATGCTTGGCCATGTCGATATCGCCACTACACAGATTTATACGCACGTTGATCAGGACAGACTGCGGAGTATCCATAAAAAATTCCACCCGCGCGGATAA
- the polA gene encoding DNA polymerase I, whose translation MAKNLYIIDGHSHIYAAYYAPLNQRLTSPKGEPTKAVYIFTTILLKLLENKKPDMLVVAMDSKEPSFRAEIYKAYKAHRQPMPEDMPMQIKRIEQILEAMNIPIVRQSTFEADDIIGTLAAKGAEQGMDVYICSKDKDMNQLLANKGVRLYDARSDAVTDAAAFKKETGLEPEQFIDVLALQGDKADNVPGVPDVGPKTAIDWIIKYGSLEKLYEHADEIKSKRGDNLRNSKELAFLSKQLVTINCRMPIEIDKEKFTVGKFDEAKLSAIFMELGFNRLITQLNLKPAERPAQAAGSLFDSQEETPAPSSSGEYNTIKTVKHNYHLIDTPEKLDEFADELKMQKIFAVDTETTSVSAHRAELVGMSFSWQPHSGYYIAVKGPMMSKQLGLSVVQKKLAPILADEKIKKVCQNAKYDMIVLHNSNMSLKGLAFDTMLASYILDAERRSHSMDNMAMDFLHYQPVPISDLIGKGKNQLTFDIVDAATACDYSSEDADITFQLYQYLNSKLNDEPTLKKLFEEIEMPLVDVLTKIELNGVKLDTSILKNLSYEIDSQLEQAGEEIYKLAGRKFNVDSPKQLADVLFNGLGLNPPKQGKTGFSTDADVLDELSGEHPIIAEIIQYRQLSKLKNTYTDKLGSLINPRTGRVHASFNQMITATGRLSSSDPNLQNIPIRTEIGKKIRSAFIPGNKGDKIISLDYSQIELRMVAHFSNDAELKKAFANDMDIHSFVASQIYNVDINDVTSEMRSRCKAVNFGLIYGQGAFGLSKTTGMNVGEAKKFIDEYFAKYSSIQQFKKEAIETAQKTGYAETICGRRRTISGLDSKNGNVLSQAQRLVINTLVQGSAADLIKIAMITIQKRIEQEELSAKMILQIHDELVFESDSGKAEKYAKIFSDEMTGAIKLNVPLKVDATIGESWME comes from the coding sequence ATGGCTAAAAACCTTTACATAATCGACGGACATTCACATATTTATGCGGCATATTACGCGCCGTTGAATCAAAGGCTAACCAGCCCAAAAGGCGAGCCGACGAAGGCCGTCTATATTTTCACGACTATTCTGCTCAAACTGCTTGAGAACAAAAAGCCTGATATGCTCGTTGTCGCGATGGACTCAAAGGAGCCGAGTTTCCGTGCGGAGATTTACAAGGCATACAAAGCGCACAGGCAGCCAATGCCTGAAGATATGCCGATGCAGATTAAACGCATAGAGCAGATTCTCGAGGCGATGAATATTCCGATTGTCCGGCAGAGCACTTTCGAGGCCGACGATATAATAGGTACGCTTGCCGCAAAAGGCGCCGAGCAGGGAATGGATGTTTACATCTGTTCTAAAGACAAGGATATGAACCAACTGCTGGCCAATAAGGGCGTTCGGCTTTATGACGCAAGAAGCGATGCGGTTACAGATGCGGCGGCATTCAAAAAAGAAACAGGACTTGAGCCTGAACAGTTTATCGATGTGCTGGCCTTGCAGGGCGATAAAGCGGATAACGTGCCGGGAGTGCCGGATGTCGGCCCTAAAACGGCAATCGACTGGATAATTAAATACGGTTCGCTCGAAAAATTATACGAACACGCCGACGAAATCAAAAGCAAGCGAGGCGATAATCTGCGAAACTCTAAAGAACTGGCGTTTTTGAGTAAACAGCTTGTAACAATCAATTGCCGGATGCCGATTGAAATCGACAAAGAAAAATTCACGGTGGGAAAATTTGACGAAGCGAAACTGTCGGCAATTTTCATGGAACTTGGGTTTAACAGACTTATAACGCAGTTGAATTTAAAGCCCGCTGAAAGACCCGCACAGGCAGCAGGTTCACTTTTTGATTCACAGGAAGAAACGCCGGCACCATCATCATCCGGCGAATATAACACAATAAAAACGGTCAAGCACAATTATCATTTAATAGATACACCTGAAAAGCTCGACGAATTTGCCGATGAACTGAAAATGCAAAAGATTTTTGCCGTTGATACCGAAACCACATCTGTCTCTGCGCACAGGGCGGAACTTGTCGGAATGAGTTTTTCGTGGCAGCCTCACAGCGGTTACTATATCGCGGTAAAAGGGCCGATGATGTCAAAGCAGCTTGGCCTGTCGGTTGTGCAGAAAAAACTCGCGCCGATATTGGCGGACGAAAAAATCAAAAAAGTCTGTCAAAACGCTAAATACGATATGATTGTGCTGCACAATTCCAATATGTCGTTGAAAGGGCTTGCGTTCGATACAATGTTGGCGTCATATATTCTCGACGCCGAGCGAAGAAGCCATTCGATGGATAATATGGCGATGGACTTTTTGCATTATCAGCCTGTGCCTATTTCAGACCTTATCGGCAAGGGCAAGAATCAGCTTACCTTCGATATTGTTGATGCCGCCACAGCGTGCGATTATTCCAGTGAAGACGCGGATATAACTTTTCAGCTTTATCAGTATCTCAACAGTAAACTCAATGATGAGCCAACATTAAAAAAACTTTTCGAAGAAATTGAAATGCCGCTGGTCGATGTTCTTACAAAAATAGAACTCAATGGCGTTAAACTTGACACCTCGATTCTGAAAAATTTATCTTATGAAATCGACAGTCAATTGGAGCAGGCAGGCGAAGAAATTTATAAACTTGCCGGCAGAAAGTTTAACGTTGATTCGCCAAAACAGCTTGCGGATGTGCTTTTCAATGGTCTTGGCCTGAATCCGCCAAAGCAGGGCAAAACAGGTTTCAGTACAGATGCAGATGTGCTTGATGAGCTTTCCGGCGAACATCCGATTATTGCGGAGATTATTCAGTATCGCCAGTTAAGCAAACTCAAAAATACATACACCGACAAACTCGGCTCACTCATAAATCCGCGTACCGGCAGAGTACATGCAAGTTTCAACCAGATGATAACCGCCACAGGCCGGTTGAGTTCGTCCGACCCGAATCTGCAGAATATTCCAATCAGGACGGAAATCGGCAAAAAGATTCGCAGCGCGTTTATACCTGGCAACAAAGGCGACAAGATTATCAGTCTGGACTATTCGCAGATTGAGTTGAGAATGGTCGCGCATTTCAGCAATGACGCCGAGCTTAAAAAAGCGTTCGCAAACGATATGGACATTCACAGTTTCGTCGCTTCACAGATTTATAATGTCGATATCAATGATGTAACATCTGAAATGCGGTCGCGGTGCAAGGCGGTCAATTTCGGGTTGATTTACGGACAGGGTGCTTTCGGGCTAAGCAAGACGACAGGAATGAACGTCGGCGAAGCGAAAAAATTCATCGACGAGTACTTCGCAAAATACAGCTCTATTCAGCAGTTTAAGAAAGAAGCGATTGAAACCGCCCAAAAAACAGGTTACGCGGAAACAATTTGCGGACGCAGGCGAACAATTTCAGGTCTTGACAGTAAGAACGGCAATGTGCTTTCGCAGGCCCAACGGCTTGTAATTAATACGCTCGTGCAGGGTTCTGCTGCGGACTTGATAAAAATCGCGATGATTACAATTCAAAAACGAATAGAGCAGGAAGAGCTTTCAGCAAAAATGATTCTGCAAATTCACGACGAATTAGTTTTTGAGTCCGACAGCGGCAAAGCGGAAAAGTACGCGAAAATTTTCAGCGATGAAATGACCGGCGCGATAAAACTTAATGTGCCGCTGAAAGTCGATGCAACCATCGGCGAAAGCTGGATGGAGTAA
- a CDS encoding lactate racemase domain-containing protein, whose amino-acid sequence MLFCSTGNPQASLAAEDLKANLFSALDKIGARKKVLVLGPDITRMYSRAGELTYMAYQYYGDKLTDILPALGTHVPMTEEEIKTMYGQTPVNLFRKHNWRTDIVTLGNVPGEFVKKVTDGKLDYEWPAQVNKLLVEGGFDLILSVGQVVPHEVAGMANYNKNIFVGTGGQEGINKSHFIGAVCNMEKIMGRADNPVRKVFNYASDNFSKHLPIVYVQTVLAPDAQRKLQTRGLFIGDDIECFNRAAELSLKVNFIMLDEPIKKAVVYLDPHEYKSTWLGNKSIYRTRMAMADNGQLVVLAPGVKEFGEDKQIDVLIRKYGYVGTEKVLAAVKNNDDLKANLSAAAHLIHGSSEGRFKITYCPGKLTRKEVESVNFEYADLNEMLDRYNPANLQNGYNTMPDGEKIFFISNPGMGLWAYKNRFNQ is encoded by the coding sequence ATGTTATTTTGCAGTACAGGAAACCCGCAAGCCAGTCTGGCGGCAGAAGACCTTAAGGCAAATCTTTTTTCTGCGTTAGATAAAATCGGAGCAAGAAAAAAAGTATTGGTTCTTGGGCCGGATATAACGCGAATGTATTCGCGAGCAGGCGAGCTTACATATATGGCTTATCAATATTACGGCGACAAGCTGACAGATATTCTGCCGGCACTCGGTACGCACGTGCCTATGACCGAAGAAGAAATCAAAACGATGTACGGTCAGACGCCTGTGAATCTTTTCAGGAAACATAACTGGCGAACAGATATTGTTACGCTTGGAAATGTGCCGGGTGAGTTTGTTAAAAAAGTAACGGATGGCAAACTCGATTATGAATGGCCTGCGCAGGTAAATAAACTTCTTGTCGAGGGCGGTTTTGATTTGATTTTGTCTGTTGGGCAGGTTGTGCCGCACGAAGTCGCGGGAATGGCGAATTATAACAAAAATATTTTTGTCGGCACCGGCGGTCAGGAAGGCATTAACAAAAGTCACTTCATCGGCGCAGTCTGTAATATGGAAAAGATTATGGGCAGGGCGGACAATCCTGTGCGAAAAGTTTTCAATTACGCATCGGATAATTTCTCAAAGCATCTGCCGATAGTTTACGTTCAGACGGTTCTTGCTCCCGACGCACAAAGAAAATTGCAGACAAGGGGATTATTCATCGGCGATGATATTGAATGTTTCAATCGGGCGGCTGAACTTTCGTTAAAAGTCAATTTCATAATGCTTGATGAGCCGATTAAAAAAGCCGTGGTCTATCTCGACCCGCACGAATATAAAAGCACCTGGCTGGGCAATAAAAGCATTTACAGAACGCGAATGGCGATGGCTGACAACGGCCAATTAGTTGTGCTTGCGCCGGGCGTAAAGGAATTCGGCGAAGACAAACAAATTGACGTGCTTATCAGGAAGTACGGCTATGTCGGCACGGAAAAAGTACTGGCGGCTGTTAAGAATAACGACGATTTAAAAGCAAACTTAAGCGCAGCGGCGCATCTCATTCACGGCTCAAGCGAAGGCAGATTTAAGATAACATACTGCCCCGGCAAGCTGACGAGAAAAGAAGTTGAGTCGGTAAATTTCGAATATGCAGATTTAAATGAAATGCTGGACAGGTATAACCCAGCGAATCTTCAAAATGGTTACAATACAATGCCTGACGGCGAAAAAATATTTTTCATATCCAATCCGGGTATGGGCCTTTGGGCATATAAAAACAGATTTAATCAATAA
- a CDS encoding MFS transporter encodes MRQLFKDKNFLCLCLAAFFMSSCQQLIWVAMPFIVKSLHGSDTDVGLCFMAQMAVYVFFCIWAGVIAHRLRPKKVLIIGSIGQIFVTSGIFAVVWFSCKLFVGPVTQLVFLMSMIGIITAFYWPVIMGWISKGHEGAELTKRFGLYNVTWGMANMLLPIVGGYLMEVNYLMPIAGAFVMMFGGLASVYFLTKPSPRGKNRISKTGDVIIEQLNPLNMQFVWVSRVALLTMYTCVGIYRSQLGILYKYELGFGESIYGWSVSMMCLLNVVVFFLMGRSHWWHYKKGFYAVSQLLIVISLLMIIFSRNVFIQLLASGLAGITYAAIYSSHQYYGVAGGRNRSGKMAIHETIIGAGYAGGSILGGIISDHFGRHWPYVFGCIIVAAAGIIQIAVWFSLGRKNTSPLANP; translated from the coding sequence ATGCGTCAACTGTTCAAAGATAAGAATTTTCTGTGTCTGTGCCTGGCGGCATTCTTTATGAGTTCCTGCCAGCAGCTTATTTGGGTTGCCATGCCTTTTATTGTCAAGTCTCTGCACGGCAGCGATACTGATGTTGGGCTTTGTTTTATGGCACAGATGGCTGTGTACGTTTTCTTCTGCATTTGGGCAGGTGTAATCGCTCACCGGCTGCGGCCGAAGAAAGTGCTTATAATCGGTTCAATTGGGCAGATATTCGTGACGAGCGGAATTTTTGCGGTCGTCTGGTTCAGCTGCAAATTATTTGTCGGGCCGGTAACACAGCTTGTCTTTCTGATGTCAATGATTGGAATTATCACTGCTTTTTACTGGCCGGTGATAATGGGCTGGATTTCAAAAGGACACGAAGGCGCGGAGCTTACTAAAAGGTTCGGCCTGTACAACGTAACGTGGGGAATGGCGAATATGCTGCTGCCGATTGTCGGCGGTTATTTGATGGAAGTGAATTATCTTATGCCGATTGCAGGGGCATTTGTGATGATGTTCGGCGGACTTGCATCGGTATATTTTCTGACAAAGCCGTCGCCAAGAGGCAAAAATAGAATCAGCAAAACAGGCGATGTAATTATCGAACAGCTCAATCCTCTCAATATGCAGTTTGTTTGGGTCTCAAGAGTTGCGCTTCTGACAATGTACACCTGTGTCGGAATATATCGAAGTCAGCTTGGCATTCTTTATAAATATGAACTGGGATTCGGCGAGTCGATTTACGGCTGGTCGGTCTCGATGATGTGTCTGCTCAATGTTGTTGTGTTTTTCCTGATGGGCAGGAGCCACTGGTGGCACTACAAAAAAGGCTTTTATGCAGTTTCACAACTGCTTATTGTGATTAGCCTGCTGATGATTATTTTTTCACGAAATGTTTTTATTCAGCTTCTGGCGTCAGGACTTGCGGGCATTACTTATGCTGCCATTTACAGTTCGCACCAATATTACGGCGTTGCGGGCGGAAGAAACCGCTCCGGCAAAATGGCGATTCACGAAACCATTATCGGCGCAGGTTACGCAGGCGGCTCCATTCTCGGCGGAATAATCAGCGACCATTTCGGAAGACACTGGCCGTATGTATTCGGCTGCATAATTGTCGCAGCGGCAGGGATTATTCAGATTGCAGTGTGGTTTTCGCTGGGAAGAAAAAATACATCTCCGCTGGCGAATCCATAA
- a CDS encoding DUF2905 domain-containing protein, protein MGNFPENIAKILIFTGAVLILAGITFFVLGKMGMFRLPGDIEMGGKNWKFYFPITSCIVISIVLTLVFWLIDLLRK, encoded by the coding sequence ATGGGAAATTTCCCTGAAAATATCGCGAAAATACTAATCTTTACCGGTGCGGTTCTGATTTTAGCTGGCATCACGTTTTTTGTGCTGGGCAAAATGGGAATGTTTCGACTGCCGGGCGATATCGAAATGGGCGGGAAAAACTGGAAATTTTATTTTCCAATAACCTCTTGTATTGTCATATCAATAGTACTCACACTTGTTTTTTGGCTCATCGACCTTTTGAGAAAATAA